Proteins from a genomic interval of Zingiber officinale cultivar Zhangliang chromosome 2A, Zo_v1.1, whole genome shotgun sequence:
- the LOC122044004 gene encoding protein GL2-INTERACTING REPRESSOR 2-like — protein sequence MSRKLDLKLNLSLPAASRKEEEEVDSPARSSAAASSSPSSWLSEEEEAATSMVVTGCPRCLMYVMLAEDVLKCPKCGSTVIIDFFRGGGGGGGGATSEKKNKSQKKKKMGV from the coding sequence ATGAGCCGTAAGTTGGACTTGAAGCTGAACCTGTCGCTGCCGGCGGCATCgaggaaggaagaggaagaggtggaCTCTCCGGCGCGTAGTAGCGCAGCGGCGTCGTCGTCTCCGAGCTCTTGGTtgtcggaggaggaggaggcagcAACTTCGATGGTGGTCACTGGCTGCCCGCGATGCCTGATGTACGTCATGCTGGCAGAGGACGTCCTAAAGTGCCCCAAGTGCGGCAGCACCGTAATCATCGACTTCTtccgaggaggaggaggcggcggcggcggtgctACCTccgagaagaaaaacaaaagccagaagaagaaaaagatgggTGTTTAA